From Cyclobacteriaceae bacterium, a single genomic window includes:
- a CDS encoding MBL fold metallo-hydrolase gives MIKFLLKTVVFVFITTLSGYAQPQFHQVKDLKVTILSTMLADQGIGEWGFCALIEVDGKKILFDTGARPETVLSNVREMKIDLSDVTDVFISHHHGDHTGGLMTLRNEFSKKNPKALSVAHIGEGAFYPRPNNKNSISPMLKNKEEYEKSGGKFIIYNSPKEIYPGVWTTGPVPRKEKEQNWSGSGKLVLPTGETVEDNIPEDQSMVFYDANGLVVVSGCGHAGIVNTLTYTQSFLNPVRTKTLIGGFHLFDLDDDRMNWTCDKLKTFGIENFIGAHCTGINAVYFIQRKLGLGRNQAIVGSVGSGFELGKGINAGQIAK, from the coding sequence ATGATCAAATTCCTTTTGAAGACGGTAGTATTCGTATTCATAACGACTCTTTCCGGCTACGCTCAACCTCAATTCCATCAGGTTAAAGATCTTAAGGTCACGATTCTCTCTACCATGCTGGCAGACCAGGGAATTGGTGAGTGGGGATTCTGTGCTTTAATTGAAGTAGATGGTAAGAAGATTCTGTTTGATACAGGTGCTCGTCCGGAGACTGTGCTCAGTAATGTCAGAGAAATGAAAATTGATCTGTCAGATGTAACGGATGTCTTTATCAGCCATCATCATGGCGATCATACGGGTGGATTGATGACGTTACGAAATGAATTCTCAAAGAAGAATCCAAAAGCATTGTCAGTAGCTCATATCGGTGAAGGTGCATTTTATCCCCGACCCAACAATAAAAATTCCATCAGCCCCATGTTGAAAAACAAGGAGGAGTATGAGAAGTCAGGAGGAAAATTCATCATCTACAACAGTCCGAAGGAAATCTATCCGGGTGTATGGACAACAGGCCCAGTACCTCGCAAGGAAAAAGAGCAGAACTGGAGTGGTTCCGGCAAGCTTGTATTGCCAACAGGAGAAACAGTGGAAGATAATATCCCAGAAGATCAATCCATGGTTTTTTATGATGCGAACGGACTTGTGGTTGTTTCAGGTTGCGGCCACGCTGGCATTGTCAACACGCTTACATATACTCAATCGTTCTTAAACCCTGTCAGAACAAAAACCCTGATCGGTGGATTTCACCTCTTCGATCTCGATGACGATCGTATGAACTGGACGTGTGATAAGCTCAAAACCTTTGGTATTGAGAATTTCATTGGAGCCCATTGCACCGGTATCAATGCAGTATACTTTATTCAAAGAAAACTCGGACTGGGAAGGAACCAGGCAATCGTTGGATCCGTAGGTTCCGGATTTGAATTAGGTAAAGGCATCAATGCAGGGCAAATCGCCAAATAG